One Anabaena sphaerica FACHB-251 DNA segment encodes these proteins:
- a CDS encoding DUF2382 domain-containing protein, with product MPLYKLEEFDPNYRETFGGDDIKSLNLYTEGGTEVGAVADALVDQNGRFRYLVIDTSLDSVGKKILLPIGLAHINYPAGRVYVDGLSKQQVEHLPEYQDNTIVDQEFEEMVRSIYRSTLGAVSYELESYDYEQEPTLYGLNEQSHQTLRLYEERLVANKHRVKTGEVALGKHIETDTARVTVPITKERVVIDRIQLPEIGTVVDPNEIKFEEGEVAHIDVYQETPEIHKEAFVREEVRVRKVVDRDIVEAQDTIRREELDIDTSGNLNVKGNSVEVHE from the coding sequence ATGCCTCTTTATAAACTGGAAGAATTTGACCCAAACTATCGAGAAACCTTTGGAGGAGATGATATTAAGAGTTTGAATCTCTATACGGAAGGAGGAACCGAAGTTGGTGCCGTTGCGGATGCTTTAGTTGATCAGAATGGCAGGTTTCGGTATCTAGTTATTGATACCAGCTTAGATTCTGTTGGTAAAAAAATATTACTACCCATTGGACTAGCTCACATCAATTATCCCGCTGGGCGTGTCTATGTCGATGGACTCAGCAAGCAGCAAGTAGAACATTTACCAGAGTACCAGGACAACACCATCGTTGATCAAGAATTTGAAGAAATGGTACGCAGTATTTATCGTTCTACCCTGGGTGCTGTAAGTTATGAACTTGAAAGTTACGACTACGAACAAGAACCAACTTTATATGGTTTAAATGAGCAATCTCATCAAACTCTTAGACTTTATGAGGAACGCTTAGTTGCTAATAAACATCGTGTGAAAACTGGAGAAGTAGCCCTTGGTAAACACATTGAAACTGATACCGCACGGGTTACAGTACCTATTACCAAAGAACGTGTTGTAATTGATAGAATTCAACTCCCGGAGATAGGTACAGTGGTAGATCCCAACGAAATCAAGTTTGAAGAAGGGGAAGTAGCACACATAGATGTTTATCAAGAAACTCCAGAAATTCATAAAGAAGCCTTTGTTCGGGAAGAAGTGCGAGTTAGAAAAGTGGTAGATCGGGATATTGTGGAAGCCCAAGACACGATTCGCCGGGAAGAATTAGATATTGATACTTCCGGTAATTTAAATGTCAAGGGAAATAGTGTAGAAGTTCATGAATGA
- a CDS encoding type II toxin-antitoxin system HicA family toxin, which translates to MTRNRRMNADEVERILQRYGFELISQKGSHRKWRNIDRQLQVIVPYHKGHLRKPYLKKF; encoded by the coding sequence ATGACCCGCAACCGTCGCATGAATGCAGATGAAGTTGAACGTATTTTGCAGCGTTATGGATTTGAATTGATTTCTCAAAAGGGTAGTCATCGTAAGTGGAGAAATATTGATCGCCAACTACAAGTAATTGTCCCTTATCACAAGGGACACTTGCGTAAGCCCTATTTAAAGAAGTTTTAA
- a CDS encoding DUF2382 domain-containing protein — MVLYKLEDFEPDYRNSFEGKDIKGLGVYTERTDEKIGTVHDALVDEKGNFRYLVVDLGFWIFGKKVLLPIGRSRIDYNTDRVYALGLTREQAEELPEFNERLTTDYNYEEQVRGVYRGSDYRTTPLEASGSVESPTPVDSTEVERRTSTARTTPTYTPDTYSYEHEPDLFDLNERDHQTLRLYQERLIASKNRRKVGEVAVGKHVETETARVSVPVEREHVVIERVTPENAGRAVSPREANFREGEVARMEIHEETPEVRKEAFVREQVNIKKVVEQDTVETQDTVRREELDINAPNLPIEER, encoded by the coding sequence ATGGTTCTTTACAAATTAGAAGATTTTGAACCTGATTACCGAAATAGTTTTGAAGGCAAAGATATTAAAGGACTGGGAGTATATACAGAAAGAACCGATGAAAAAATCGGTACAGTCCATGATGCTTTAGTTGATGAAAAAGGAAATTTTCGCTATTTAGTAGTTGACTTAGGCTTCTGGATTTTTGGTAAAAAAGTCTTGCTACCCATTGGTCGCAGTCGTATCGATTATAATACTGATCGCGTTTATGCTCTTGGTTTAACAAGAGAACAAGCAGAAGAGTTACCAGAATTTAACGAACGTCTAACAACAGATTACAACTATGAAGAACAGGTGCGCGGAGTATATCGTGGATCTGACTACCGCACCACACCTCTAGAAGCATCAGGTTCAGTAGAATCACCAACACCTGTAGACTCCACAGAAGTAGAAAGAAGAACCTCTACAGCCAGAACTACACCAACTTACACCCCTGATACTTACAGCTACGAACATGAGCCTGATTTGTTCGATTTAAATGAGCGAGATCATCAAACTCTGAGACTGTATCAAGAACGGCTGATTGCTAGTAAAAATCGCCGCAAAGTGGGAGAAGTAGCAGTTGGTAAACACGTAGAAACCGAAACTGCACGAGTATCAGTACCAGTAGAAAGAGAACACGTTGTTATTGAGCGTGTCACTCCTGAAAATGCAGGGAGAGCAGTTTCTCCCCGTGAAGCTAACTTCCGTGAAGGTGAAGTTGCTCGCATGGAAATCCACGAAGAAACTCCAGAAGTTCGCAAAGAAGCTTTTGTGAGGGAACAAGTGAACATCAAAAAAGTCGTAGAGCAAGATACGGTTGAAACTCAAGACACCGTGCGTCGGGAAGAGTTAGATATCAATGCTCCTAATCTACCAATTGAAGAACGATAA
- a CDS encoding DUF5615 family PIN-like protein, which produces MKLLLDENLSDRIVDKILDLYPDSQHVKTLGLINTDDAIIWEFAKMNSFVIISKDSDFHQRSLLYGHPPKFIYLRIGNSPTSKIVQILRDNLSTITQFDSSDLESILVLT; this is translated from the coding sequence ATGAAACTGCTATTAGACGAAAATTTATCAGATCGGATTGTTGATAAAATTCTTGATTTGTATCCTGATTCTCAACACGTTAAAACTTTAGGACTTATAAATACTGATGATGCCATTATCTGGGAATTCGCCAAAATGAATAGTTTTGTGATTATTTCCAAAGATTCTGACTTTCATCAACGTAGTTTACTTTATGGTCATCCACCCAAATTTATTTATCTGCGTATTGGTAATAGTCCCACATCAAAGATTGTGCAGATTTTGAGAGATAATTTGTCCACAATTACCCAATTTGATAGTAGTGACCTGGAAAGTATTTTGGTATTAACTTAA
- a CDS encoding CHAT domain-containing protein, whose amino-acid sequence MAKGKNCGQILAITLLLLSEPLSVIASVNSLKINYPLLITQQPTFSPEQQKAIAEAKKLFAEAGKLREQGTSESLQQAIKKYEAALELWQQLGLESFIAATLVGLGGIYLDLNQVPKSIEYYNQALAIREKIQDKTGQATILLFLGNGQEKLGEKQKAIAYYQQSLSILKGEKEQDYIIFVLNAIAKSYASIGDTKTAIEYYNQQLAIQRANNDKSGEAETLKSIGINYANLGEIKQGINYFNQALEISRQLKDLSGQAKTLGILGIFYGYVGQPELSINALNQALEIQRTNQKKLSGTELELNLLEQSTILSTVGATYKIFNDNPKALNAFEEARSLIKKITNSNLQPESFEAKVLYNLSNIYEETGQKQKALELLNQALELQRRIKSPDEAGTLVNIADVYKSMGEYQQALDLTNQALTIQRQIQNLPEEAKTLIYIANIYDYLGNYQLSIETLKQALKKFEGMNDMSGVAQAFNDIGDVYRRAKNYPESLKYYQQGLAIAQKLEDVNREFTITIGIIRVNEELKNYPQALDAANKILVSSRQRKNSSNEATALAFLGRIYLASGEYQKALDFSNQALSGFQKIEFPVAEANVVGNIAKTYNSLKQYQQSIDSYNQELKLRQKLGDRTGEADTLYYIALTERNRGNLSAALTPIEKTIEIVESVRTKVTSQDLRTSYFATVQRYYQFYIDLLMQLHKQQPSKGYDILALETSERARARSLLEILNEANADIRTGVDPQLLTQERNLQQQLDANEKRRIEIANKPDSSKQEQALKQETTNLLEQYRQIQAKIRATSPRYASLTQPEPLTLKEIQRQVLDENTLLLEYSLGEEKSYLWAISKTGMTSYELPKSAEIETLVRKFRNEIVKPTSNKKTVAKAAEPLTQILLSPVATQLGKKRLAIVGDGALQYLPFAALTTPNTQEYQPLIVNHEIVTLPSASTIALLRKEQLTKKPANKTLALLADPVFSKDDERLKVTRDNSANNNNLNNLALKRAAINTDIKFERLIFTRKEAETILKLIPENQKLPAYDFAANRDFITNSQISQYRILHFATHGILNSEQPELSGVVLSLFDKQGKPQNGFLRLHDIFNLNLSAELVVLSACQTGLGQEIKGEGLVGLTRGFMYAGSPRVVVSLWSVDDEATSLLMQKFYQKMLKDGLKPAAALRQAQIEMFKNEKFSKPDYWAAFTLQGEWK is encoded by the coding sequence ATGGCGAAGGGAAAAAACTGTGGTCAAATTTTAGCTATTACTCTTCTATTATTATCAGAGCCTTTATCAGTAATTGCATCTGTTAACAGTTTAAAAATCAACTATCCATTATTAATAACCCAGCAACCAACTTTTAGCCCGGAACAACAAAAAGCCATTGCTGAGGCAAAAAAATTATTTGCAGAAGCTGGGAAACTGCGAGAACAAGGAACATCAGAATCTTTACAACAAGCAATTAAAAAATATGAAGCTGCTTTGGAACTTTGGCAGCAACTAGGACTAGAATCTTTTATAGCTGCTACACTTGTAGGATTAGGTGGGATTTATCTGGATTTAAACCAAGTTCCTAAGTCTATAGAATATTATAATCAAGCATTAGCTATTCGAGAAAAAATACAAGACAAAACAGGTCAAGCAACGATTCTTTTATTTCTCGGTAATGGTCAAGAAAAGCTAGGTGAAAAACAAAAAGCTATTGCATATTATCAACAATCATTATCTATTCTTAAAGGTGAAAAAGAGCAAGATTATATTATTTTTGTGTTGAATGCGATCGCTAAAAGTTATGCAAGTATTGGAGACACTAAAACAGCCATAGAATATTATAATCAACAATTAGCGATTCAGCGGGCTAATAATGACAAATCTGGAGAAGCAGAAACTTTGAAGAGTATCGGAATTAATTACGCAAACTTAGGAGAAATAAAACAAGGAATCAATTATTTCAATCAAGCTTTAGAAATTTCTCGTCAACTTAAAGATTTATCTGGACAAGCTAAAACTCTGGGAATTTTAGGAATTTTTTATGGTTATGTAGGTCAACCAGAACTTAGTATTAATGCTTTAAACCAAGCTTTAGAAATCCAAAGAACTAATCAGAAAAAGCTTTCTGGTACAGAATTAGAATTGAATTTATTGGAACAATCAACAATTCTTTCTACTGTAGGTGCGACCTATAAAATTTTTAATGATAATCCCAAGGCTTTAAATGCCTTTGAAGAGGCACGTTCTCTAATTAAAAAAATTACCAACTCTAATTTACAACCGGAATCTTTTGAAGCCAAAGTTTTATATAATCTTAGTAATATATACGAAGAAACAGGTCAAAAGCAGAAAGCCCTTGAATTACTCAATCAAGCGTTAGAATTACAAAGACGTATTAAGAGTCCTGACGAAGCAGGAACTTTGGTAAATATAGCTGATGTTTATAAATCAATGGGTGAATATCAGCAAGCACTTGATCTTACTAACCAAGCATTAACTATTCAAAGACAAATACAAAATCTTCCCGAAGAAGCAAAGACTCTGATTTATATTGCTAATATTTATGATTATTTAGGTAATTATCAGTTAAGTATTGAAACTCTGAAACAAGCCTTAAAAAAGTTTGAAGGCATGAATGATATGAGCGGTGTTGCTCAAGCTTTCAACGATATTGGAGATGTTTATAGAAGAGCTAAAAATTATCCAGAATCGTTGAAATATTACCAGCAAGGATTAGCAATAGCTCAAAAGCTAGAAGATGTTAATCGAGAATTTACCATTACAATAGGTATAATTAGAGTTAACGAAGAACTAAAAAACTATCCTCAAGCTTTAGATGCTGCTAATAAAATATTGGTGTCATCACGTCAACGTAAAAATAGCTCGAATGAAGCTACAGCTTTGGCTTTTTTAGGGAGAATTTATTTAGCATCAGGGGAATATCAAAAAGCCCTAGATTTTTCTAATCAAGCTTTATCTGGATTTCAAAAAATAGAATTTCCTGTAGCCGAAGCTAATGTGGTTGGTAATATTGCCAAAACATACAATTCATTAAAACAGTATCAACAGTCCATTGATAGCTATAATCAAGAATTGAAACTGCGGCAAAAATTGGGCGATCGCACCGGAGAAGCTGATACACTTTATTATATTGCCCTCACAGAACGCAACCGAGGAAACCTTTCAGCAGCACTCACTCCCATTGAAAAAACAATTGAAATAGTTGAAAGTGTCCGCACCAAAGTTACTAGTCAAGACTTACGCACATCATACTTTGCCACAGTTCAAAGGTATTACCAGTTTTACATAGACCTGTTGATGCAACTGCACAAACAACAACCATCAAAAGGATATGATATTTTAGCATTAGAAACCAGCGAACGCGCCCGCGCCCGGAGTTTATTAGAAATTCTTAACGAAGCTAACGCAGACATTCGTACAGGAGTAGATCCCCAACTACTCACCCAAGAACGCAACCTGCAACAACAACTAGATGCGAATGAAAAACGCCGCATTGAAATAGCAAATAAACCAGACAGCAGCAAACAAGAACAAGCATTAAAACAAGAAACCACAAACCTATTAGAACAATATCGCCAAATACAAGCAAAAATTCGCGCCACCAGTCCCCGTTATGCGTCGCTTACCCAACCCGAACCCCTGACATTAAAAGAAATTCAACGACAAGTATTAGATGAAAATACTCTGTTATTAGAATATTCTCTGGGGGAAGAAAAGAGTTATCTTTGGGCAATTTCTAAAACAGGAATGACAAGTTACGAACTTCCTAAAAGTGCGGAAATAGAAACTTTAGTTAGAAAATTCCGTAACGAAATTGTGAAACCCACATCAAATAAAAAAACCGTCGCCAAAGCCGCAGAACCTTTAACACAAATATTGTTATCTCCAGTAGCAACACAGTTAGGAAAAAAACGTTTAGCGATAGTTGGTGATGGTGCATTGCAATATTTACCTTTTGCAGCTTTAACCACACCCAATACCCAAGAATATCAACCGTTAATAGTCAATCACGAAATTGTCACCTTACCATCAGCCTCAACAATAGCACTACTGAGAAAAGAACAACTAACAAAGAAACCTGCAAATAAAACTTTAGCATTATTAGCAGATCCTGTATTTTCAAAAGATGATGAACGCCTCAAAGTTACAAGAGACAACAGTGCAAATAATAATAATCTCAACAATCTAGCATTAAAAAGAGCAGCTATCAACACAGATATCAAATTTGAAAGATTAATATTCACCCGCAAAGAAGCAGAAACAATTTTAAAACTAATCCCCGAAAATCAAAAATTACCAGCTTATGATTTTGCCGCTAATCGAGATTTTATTACTAACTCTCAAATTAGCCAATATCGAATATTGCACTTTGCAACTCATGGAATTTTGAATAGTGAACAACCAGAATTATCAGGTGTAGTTTTATCCTTATTTGATAAACAAGGAAAACCGCAAAACGGCTTTTTACGATTACATGATATTTTCAACCTGAATTTGTCGGCAGAATTAGTAGTATTGAGTGCTTGCCAAACAGGTTTAGGACAGGAAATAAAAGGCGAAGGATTAGTAGGATTAACCAGAGGATTTATGTATGCAGGTAGTCCGAGAGTTGTGGTAAGTTTGTGGAGTGTGGATGATGAAGCGACATCATTATTAATGCAGAAATTTTATCAAAAAATGCTCAAAGATGGTTTAAAACCTGCTGCGGCTTTGCGACAAGCGCAGATTGAAATGTTCAAGAATGAGAAATTTTCCAAACCAGATTATTGGGCGGCTTTTACCTTACAAGGTGAGTGGAAGTAG
- a CDS encoding DUF433 domain-containing protein has product MNYQDIITIEPGKRSGKPCIRGMRITVYDILEYLAGGMTEAEILEDFSELTSEDIKACLAFAADREKRLFVASL; this is encoded by the coding sequence ATGAATTATCAAGACATTATTACCATTGAACCTGGAAAACGCAGTGGAAAACCTTGCATTCGCGGAATGCGTATTACTGTGTACGACATTTTAGAATATTTAGCAGGTGGGATGACAGAAGCCGAAATTCTGGAAGATTTTTCAGAACTGACATCTGAAGATATTAAAGCTTGTCTTGCTTTTGCTGCTGACCGAGAGAAAAGGTTATTTGTTGCATCTTTATGA
- the glpK gene encoding glycerol kinase GlpK, translating to MTKYVAAIDQGTTSTRFIIFDKQGKIVDYAQKEHQQIYPQPGWVEHDPLEIWSCTQTVIKDALYQSNITVAEITAVGITNQRETIVVWDKQTGEPYYNAIVWQDTRTDYICNQLAADGGIDRFRAITGLPLATYFSAPKIKWLLENIPGLKAAAANGNALFGTIDTFLIWHLTGGTEGGLHITDVTNASRTLLMNLNSLDWEPEILEIMGIPRQMLPEIRPSSAIYGQATGILAGVPIAADLGDQQAALMGQTCFQVGEAKNTYGTGCFMLLNTGQQKVISQHGLLTTVAYKLGDAPPVYALEGSIAIAGALVQWLRDNLGLIQSSAEVEALASTVTDNGGVYFVPAFSGLFAPYWRNDARGVIVGMTRYTNKGHIARAVLEATAWQTREVLDAMREDAQVNLTALKVDGGMVYNNLLMQFQSDVLGVPVIRPQVAETTALGAAYAAGLATGFWSSLEELSDNWLLDQTWEEKMDEVEREGCYLLWKKAVSRTFDWV from the coding sequence ATGACCAAATATGTAGCTGCAATTGACCAAGGAACGACCAGCACCCGCTTCATCATCTTTGACAAGCAGGGTAAAATTGTTGACTATGCCCAAAAAGAACATCAGCAGATTTACCCCCAACCGGGTTGGGTAGAACATGATCCTCTGGAAATTTGGTCATGTACTCAAACTGTAATTAAAGATGCTTTATACCAAAGTAATATTACTGTAGCTGAAATTACAGCCGTTGGTATTACAAATCAGCGAGAAACAATAGTAGTTTGGGATAAGCAAACAGGCGAACCTTACTACAACGCCATTGTCTGGCAAGATACCAGAACTGACTACATCTGTAATCAACTAGCAGCAGATGGTGGGATAGACCGTTTTCGCGCCATAACAGGTTTACCACTGGCTACCTACTTCAGCGCCCCCAAAATCAAATGGTTATTGGAAAACATACCAGGATTAAAAGCCGCAGCCGCAAATGGTAATGCTCTTTTTGGCACAATTGACACTTTTTTGATTTGGCATTTAACAGGTGGTACAGAAGGCGGTTTGCATATTACTGATGTTACCAATGCCAGCCGGACTTTGCTGATGAATTTGAATTCTCTGGACTGGGAACCGGAAATTTTGGAAATTATGGGCATTCCCCGGCAAATGTTACCAGAAATTCGCCCTTCATCTGCTATTTATGGTCAAGCTACAGGTATTCTCGCAGGAGTTCCCATTGCTGCTGACTTAGGTGATCAACAAGCTGCTTTAATGGGACAAACTTGTTTTCAGGTAGGTGAAGCCAAAAATACCTATGGTACAGGTTGCTTCATGCTGCTGAATACAGGCCAGCAAAAGGTGATTTCCCAACATGGTTTATTAACAACCGTAGCTTACAAATTGGGTGATGCACCACCCGTTTATGCTTTGGAGGGGAGTATAGCTATTGCTGGTGCTTTGGTTCAATGGTTGCGTGACAATTTGGGATTAATTCAAAGCAGTGCAGAGGTAGAAGCTTTAGCCAGTACAGTTACAGATAATGGTGGTGTTTATTTTGTCCCTGCTTTTTCTGGGTTATTTGCTCCCTATTGGCGCAATGATGCTAGAGGTGTAATTGTGGGGATGACTCGCTACACAAATAAAGGTCATATTGCCCGTGCGGTGTTGGAAGCTACAGCATGGCAGACTCGTGAAGTTTTGGATGCGATGAGAGAAGACGCGCAGGTAAATTTAACGGCTTTGAAGGTAGATGGTGGGATGGTGTACAACAACCTGTTGATGCAATTTCAAAGCGATGTGTTAGGTGTGCCAGTGATTCGTCCGCAAGTAGCAGAAACTACAGCTTTGGGAGCGGCTTATGCTGCTGGGTTGGCGACTGGTTTCTGGAGTAGTTTGGAGGAATTGTCTGATAATTGGCTTTTAGATCAGACTTGGGAAGAGAAGATGGATGAGGTGGAGAGGGAAGGTTGTTATCTGTTGTGGAAGAAGGCGGTTAGTAGGACTTTTGATTGGGTATAA
- a CDS encoding TIGR02391 family protein — protein MKYNLTDSQKNLLKELVALIQSGSVDEEFRIFWSGNDATGYSATLVSSNKPGKILTNATKSGINALERSGLLSCQGSSSRPICALTEQAYTVVETNFNAPDTSFMEYLTPMSGTNEFDEELKMRCLPLLATGGSDPMLWDSVVRTAGVILEERLRDVGSISDPNLTGQGLVNKVFNNNGTLASKFIVDSERQGYRDLYAGIVGSFRNPSAHKLIDPTPEEGGAFIIFLNLLLKKLEALR, from the coding sequence ATGAAATACAACTTGACAGATAGCCAGAAAAACTTGCTCAAAGAACTGGTTGCACTTATCCAATCAGGTTCGGTAGATGAAGAGTTCCGGATTTTTTGGTCTGGCAATGACGCAACTGGATATTCAGCTACGTTAGTTAGCTCTAACAAACCTGGTAAGATACTAACTAATGCAACCAAAAGTGGAATAAATGCACTAGAAAGAAGTGGTTTACTTTCCTGTCAAGGAAGCTCCTCGCGTCCAATATGTGCGTTAACAGAACAAGCTTATACAGTAGTTGAAACAAACTTCAACGCTCCAGATACTTCATTTATGGAATATCTGACACCTATGAGTGGTACAAATGAGTTTGATGAAGAATTAAAAATGCGATGCTTACCACTTTTGGCAACAGGGGGTTCAGATCCTATGTTATGGGATTCTGTTGTAAGAACAGCGGGGGTCATCTTAGAAGAGCGACTAAGAGATGTGGGTTCTATATCTGACCCTAACCTAACAGGACAAGGATTAGTTAACAAAGTATTCAACAATAATGGAACATTGGCATCAAAATTTATAGTTGATTCTGAACGACAAGGCTATCGAGATTTGTATGCTGGCATTGTTGGATCTTTCCGCAACCCGTCTGCTCATAAGCTAATTGATCCAACTCCAGAAGAAGGGGGAGCATTCATAATTTTCCTCAATCTGCTGCTTAAAAAGCTTGAGGCTTTGAGATAA
- a CDS encoding transketolase, translating to MTTQEQLHQWQELAQQLRVDSIRTTTVAGSGHPTSSMSPADLMAVLLCKYLRYDFAHPDNPNNDRFILSKGHAAPLLYSMYKAAGVISDQELLSLRQFGSRLEGHPTPVLPWVDVATGSLGQGLPIGVGVALAGKYLDQLPYNVWVLLGDSETAEGSVWEAFDHASHYSLDNLIAIIDVNRLGQRGQTELGWNTQAYANRAKAFGWQAIEIDGHDLTEIDQAFSAAVAINDRPTVIIARTKKGSGVKALEDLGGWHGKALKAEQEKQAITELGGKRDITITVDKPESQSQPAALGVPQPLQLPTYQKDKKVATRRAYGDALLALGTSQPDIAVLDAEVSNSTYAEDFAEAFPERYFEMYIAEQQMIAAAVGLQVRKYKPFASTFAAFLTRAYDFIRMAAVSRANINLVGSHAGVSIGQDGASQMGLEDLAAFRAVWNSTVLYPSDANQTAKLVAQMSDLPGIVYLRTTRESTPVIYDGKEQFPIGGSKVIHRSHRDQATVIAAGITLHEALKAYDRLKNEGITVRVIDAYSVKPIDVRTLHQAAKDTNGNLVVVEDHWLEGGLGDAVLDAFAGNSTTPAYKIPQLQIIKLAVRDMPTSGTPEQLLRAAKIDADAIVEAVKSQVRQLVGV from the coding sequence ATGACCACCCAAGAGCAGCTACACCAATGGCAAGAATTAGCTCAACAGTTGCGTGTCGATAGTATTCGGACTACTACTGTTGCAGGTTCCGGTCATCCTACGTCTTCTATGTCTCCCGCTGATTTGATGGCGGTTTTACTGTGCAAATATCTCCGTTACGATTTCGCTCATCCAGATAACCCAAATAATGATCGCTTTATTCTTTCCAAAGGACACGCTGCACCTTTGCTATATTCCATGTATAAAGCAGCAGGCGTAATTTCTGACCAAGAATTATTATCTCTGCGCCAGTTTGGTAGTCGTTTAGAAGGACATCCTACACCCGTTTTACCTTGGGTAGATGTAGCTACAGGTTCCTTGGGGCAAGGTTTACCGATTGGTGTGGGGGTGGCTTTAGCGGGTAAATATTTAGACCAATTGCCTTACAATGTTTGGGTATTATTGGGGGATAGTGAAACGGCTGAAGGTTCGGTTTGGGAAGCTTTTGATCACGCTTCTCACTATAGTTTAGATAATCTAATTGCCATTATTGATGTCAACCGCCTCGGACAACGTGGTCAAACTGAATTAGGCTGGAATACACAAGCTTATGCTAACCGTGCTAAGGCTTTTGGTTGGCAAGCAATAGAAATTGATGGTCATGATTTAACAGAGATTGACCAAGCTTTTAGTGCTGCTGTAGCTATAAATGACCGTCCGACAGTTATTATTGCCAGGACAAAAAAAGGCAGCGGAGTAAAGGCTTTAGAAGATTTAGGTGGTTGGCATGGTAAAGCTTTGAAAGCAGAACAAGAAAAACAAGCCATCACAGAATTAGGTGGAAAACGTGACATTACTATCACAGTTGATAAACCAGAATCACAAAGCCAACCCGCTGCACTAGGAGTACCTCAACCTTTACAACTTCCCACATATCAAAAAGATAAAAAAGTTGCCACCCGTCGCGCTTACGGTGATGCTTTATTAGCTTTGGGGACATCGCAACCTGATATAGCTGTCCTTGATGCTGAGGTGAGTAATTCCACGTATGCTGAAGATTTTGCCGAAGCCTTTCCTGAACGTTACTTTGAAATGTACATTGCCGAACAGCAAATGATAGCAGCTGCGGTAGGTTTGCAGGTGCGAAAATACAAACCCTTTGCTTCTACCTTTGCAGCTTTTTTAACTCGTGCTTACGATTTTATCAGGATGGCGGCGGTATCTCGTGCCAACATTAATTTAGTTGGTTCTCATGCGGGTGTCTCTATCGGTCAAGATGGCGCTTCTCAAATGGGATTAGAAGATTTAGCAGCTTTTCGCGCTGTGTGGAATAGCACTGTATTGTATCCTAGTGATGCTAATCAGACTGCTAAACTAGTAGCACAGATGAGCGATTTACCTGGTATTGTTTACCTCCGCACCACCAGAGAAAGCACTCCTGTAATTTATGATGGTAAAGAACAATTTCCCATTGGTGGCAGCAAAGTTATACACCGTTCCCACAGAGATCAAGCCACAGTTATTGCCGCCGGTATTACTTTACATGAAGCCCTCAAAGCTTACGACAGATTGAAAAATGAAGGTATTACAGTTCGCGTTATTGATGCTTATTCTGTTAAGCCCATTGATGTGCGAACATTACATCAAGCAGCAAAAGATACTAATGGTAATTTAGTAGTTGTAGAAGACCATTGGTTAGAAGGAGGGTTAGGTGATGCTGTGCTAGATGCCTTTGCTGGTAATAGTACAACTCCTGCCTACAAAATCCCGCAATTACAAATTATTAAACTTGCAGTGCGAGATATGCCCACTTCCGGCACTCCCGAACAACTACTCCGTGCTGCTAAAATTGATGCTGATGCCATTGTGGAAGCTGTGAAATCGCAAGTTAGACAACTGGTAGGAGTATAG